A single window of Novipirellula galeiformis DNA harbors:
- a CDS encoding DUF1501 domain-containing protein — protein MSQFPNAPFVPNPMAFQSGRRGFMRMGLAGFASLSLPGMLRLRAASPTTSAEKTAIIMVWKPGGCSHIDTYDPKPHAGSEYRGPFGTIPTKVAGMHFTELLPRQAQIADKFTVLRSMSQTAGGHPAGSMQMLSGDSDTRDKPKPRLPDWMSVANYLRSQQGSRNNPLPLSVGVNPPTQYNGPAYLGDAYSPFSVTGDPNQPNFVVPNIGLSDASEIERLGRRVSLREKLDTLSRAFDQYGELGALDEFETQAMTLLTNPQTKEAFDLSKEDDRTRDRYGRNTWGQQLLLARRLVEAGVEILTSSLRGPLCGRVQNWDDHAVNHHVFDAMRFRSAAYDQAVTALIEDIYERGLDKRVMVVVTGEFGRTPKVNYQPSTGAGNASAPSGTQQPGRDHWPRAFSNIWAGGGIETGRFIGATDKRGEDVTERRCSADDFLATIYQHLGIDSSQVFIEDFNGRPTPIVDQGKPIRELMRSSPS, from the coding sequence ATGAGCCAGTTCCCCAATGCCCCGTTCGTTCCCAATCCAATGGCATTCCAATCGGGACGCCGCGGATTCATGCGGATGGGGTTAGCCGGTTTCGCCTCGTTAAGCTTGCCCGGCATGCTGCGGCTTCGTGCGGCCAGCCCGACGACGAGTGCCGAGAAGACGGCGATTATCATGGTTTGGAAACCGGGAGGATGCTCGCACATCGATACCTACGACCCCAAACCGCATGCCGGTAGCGAATATCGCGGCCCGTTCGGGACGATTCCGACCAAGGTCGCAGGGATGCACTTTACCGAATTGCTGCCCCGCCAAGCGCAGATCGCGGACAAGTTCACGGTGCTGCGCAGTATGAGCCAAACCGCGGGCGGGCATCCGGCCGGTTCGATGCAAATGCTCTCCGGTGACTCGGACACCCGTGACAAACCCAAACCACGGCTTCCCGATTGGATGTCGGTGGCAAACTATCTCCGCTCCCAGCAAGGCTCTCGCAACAACCCGTTACCGTTGTCGGTCGGTGTCAATCCACCGACCCAGTACAATGGACCCGCCTACCTAGGCGATGCCTATTCGCCCTTTTCCGTTACCGGAGATCCGAACCAGCCCAACTTTGTCGTTCCCAATATTGGCTTGTCCGATGCCTCGGAAATTGAACGTCTGGGGCGCCGAGTGAGCTTGCGAGAAAAACTCGATACGCTCAGCCGAGCCTTCGACCAATATGGTGAACTTGGTGCCTTGGACGAGTTTGAAACGCAAGCGATGACGCTGCTCACCAACCCTCAAACCAAAGAAGCGTTCGACCTCAGCAAGGAGGACGACCGAACCCGCGATCGCTATGGCCGCAACACCTGGGGACAGCAATTGCTGCTGGCCCGTCGACTGGTCGAAGCCGGCGTCGAGATCTTGACGAGTAGTTTGCGGGGGCCGTTGTGCGGTCGCGTGCAAAATTGGGATGACCACGCCGTGAATCATCATGTTTTTGACGCGATGCGTTTCCGGTCGGCCGCCTACGATCAAGCGGTCACAGCGTTGATCGAGGATATCTATGAACGAGGCCTCGACAAACGCGTGATGGTGGTGGTGACGGGCGAGTTCGGACGTACGCCGAAAGTCAATTACCAACCGAGCACCGGAGCGGGCAACGCCAGCGCCCCGTCGGGAACCCAGCAACCGGGCCGCGACCATTGGCCTCGCGCCTTTTCGAACATCTGGGCCGGCGGGGGAATCGAAACCGGCCGATTTATCGGTGCCACCGACAAACGTGGCGAGGATGTGACCGAACGACGTTGCAGTGCGGATGATTTTCTCGCCACCATTTACCAACACCTCGGTATCGACTCGTCGCAAGTCTTTATCGAAGACTTCAATGGACGTCCCACCCCCATTGTTGATCAAGGCAAACCGATTCGGGAACTGATGCGTTCGAGTCCCAGCTAA
- a CDS encoding serine protease, translated as MTYRRKKSTAIAFAHGDIACRRSRSDSRTHVSANQAAILRSLTFVTLVLFGVPASTWAQSVCLPAPRLLTTMPMGGQAGTQIEVTTSGELLEEASEMVFSHPGIVATAKLDANGAVVPKQYVVTIAADCPPGVHEARMMTNRGLSTSRVFSVSKLPEVVQSGASASPESAMTLEVNSICNAVMPVRAVNHYRFEARKDQRVIIDCAAQGIDSKLNPVLIIADSEARDLRAQRRGDLLDFTAPEDGTYMIKVHDLTFNGGDTYFYRLALQELAADAAPERLPSTAQVNAFSWPPLGLPAAAALTETEPNNQHTETQSITLPCDIAGTFYPAADVDRFEFTAKKGEKWWVEVGSERLGFPTDPSLLVQRVDEEGEGETLVDVVELRDIASPVTVSTNAYSYNGPPYNAGSADVLGVIDIPADGRYRLQLTDLFGGTRNDPRNAYRMVIRKAAPDFVLVAWAMHMTLRNGDRNALSKPMALRPGSTMPLEVIVVRRDGFDGEIEISMDNLPDGVTAHGLKIPAGGSRGIMLVTADEGAPQGYARASFVGRSEIDGESVTRNVHLASMAWPVKDGWSEIPSPRLLADVPVSVSGVEVAPLTIAAREKKVWEVAAGEKLTIPLVHYRRSEFSGAAMSVKTFGAGFDKNSSFDLPLTADSSEAVLDLSKLKTPPGDYMIAFYGSAVAKYVDPPAPNAAAGAAPAKPRDIVDIIVSEPIAIRVMPAEKS; from the coding sequence GTGACATACCGCAGAAAAAAATCCACTGCCATTGCGTTCGCTCACGGTGATATCGCTTGCCGACGATCTCGGAGCGATTCGAGAACGCACGTCTCGGCGAACCAAGCTGCTATCCTCCGCTCGCTCACGTTCGTCACGCTGGTCTTGTTTGGGGTTCCCGCGTCGACGTGGGCCCAATCGGTCTGTTTGCCAGCGCCGCGGCTCTTGACCACGATGCCGATGGGGGGCCAAGCGGGGACGCAAATCGAGGTCACGACCAGTGGCGAATTACTCGAAGAGGCCAGCGAAATGGTGTTTTCCCATCCTGGGATCGTCGCCACTGCGAAACTCGACGCCAATGGTGCGGTTGTGCCCAAGCAATACGTGGTCACGATTGCAGCCGATTGTCCTCCCGGCGTCCACGAGGCTCGTATGATGACCAACCGAGGTCTATCGACGTCGCGAGTTTTCTCCGTCAGCAAACTCCCCGAGGTGGTGCAATCCGGGGCATCGGCGAGTCCAGAGTCGGCGATGACGCTGGAGGTAAATTCCATTTGCAACGCCGTGATGCCGGTTCGCGCGGTCAACCACTACCGCTTCGAAGCCCGCAAGGACCAACGGGTGATCATCGATTGTGCCGCTCAAGGCATCGATTCAAAACTCAACCCGGTGTTGATCATCGCGGACTCCGAAGCTCGCGACTTAAGGGCCCAACGACGTGGCGATCTGTTGGATTTCACCGCACCGGAGGATGGAACCTACATGATCAAGGTTCACGATTTGACCTTCAATGGAGGTGACACCTATTTCTACCGCCTCGCGTTGCAGGAGTTGGCGGCGGACGCCGCGCCGGAGCGTTTGCCATCGACAGCGCAAGTGAATGCGTTTTCTTGGCCACCGTTGGGGCTGCCGGCCGCCGCAGCCTTAACCGAAACCGAACCGAACAACCAACATACCGAAACCCAATCCATCACCCTGCCCTGCGATATCGCAGGAACCTTTTACCCTGCTGCGGACGTCGACCGCTTTGAATTCACGGCTAAGAAAGGCGAAAAGTGGTGGGTGGAAGTCGGCTCTGAGCGATTGGGTTTCCCGACCGATCCGTCATTGTTGGTCCAACGCGTTGACGAAGAGGGTGAAGGGGAAACGTTGGTTGACGTGGTCGAATTGCGTGACATTGCCAGTCCCGTGACCGTTTCGACCAATGCGTACTCCTACAATGGTCCTCCCTACAACGCGGGCTCCGCCGATGTTTTGGGTGTGATCGATATTCCGGCGGACGGTCGCTATCGATTGCAACTGACCGATCTGTTTGGCGGCACGCGAAACGATCCACGCAATGCTTACCGGATGGTGATTCGTAAAGCGGCTCCCGACTTTGTCTTAGTGGCCTGGGCAATGCACATGACCCTTCGCAACGGTGACCGCAACGCGTTGTCGAAACCGATGGCGCTTCGTCCCGGTTCGACGATGCCGTTGGAGGTGATCGTGGTCCGGCGAGATGGTTTTGACGGCGAAATTGAGATCTCCATGGACAACCTTCCCGATGGCGTCACCGCCCACGGGTTGAAGATCCCGGCCGGGGGATCACGCGGCATTATGTTGGTCACGGCTGACGAGGGCGCTCCACAAGGATACGCTCGCGCCTCATTTGTGGGCCGCAGTGAAATCGATGGCGAGAGCGTCACCCGCAACGTTCACTTGGCCTCGATGGCGTGGCCGGTCAAAGACGGTTGGTCCGAGATTCCCAGCCCGCGTCTACTGGCCGACGTCCCGGTTTCGGTCAGCGGCGTTGAAGTGGCGCCGCTAACGATCGCCGCTCGAGAAAAGAAGGTTTGGGAAGTCGCTGCCGGTGAAAAACTAACGATCCCGTTGGTCCATTACCGCCGTAGTGAATTCTCCGGTGCAGCCATGTCGGTGAAAACCTTCGGAGCGGGATTCGATAAGAACTCCAGCTTTGATCTCCCCTTGACGGCGGACAGTTCCGAAGCCGTGCTTGATTTATCGAAACTGAAAACACCTCCCGGCGATTACATGATCGCTTTCTATGGCAGCGCCGTGGCGAAATACGTCGATCCCCCCGCACCGAATGCGGCGGCCGGCGCCGCACCTGCCAAACCACGAGACATTGTCGATATTATCGTTTCCGAACCGATTGCCATTCGCGTCATGCCTGCGGAGAAATCATGA
- the pgl gene encoding 6-phosphogluconolactonase — MSIETKTLADPSSVAAAFAADFAAWVETQGQDKITVALSGGSTPKMLFELWASEYADKIDWSRIHFFWGDERCVDPDDSESNYGVAKTLFFDKIQIAEDNVHRVHGESDPDDERLRYENEIYNHVEIDENAIPQFDLVILGMGTDGHTASIFPHQSQFLKSVQVCEVAIHPETAQKRITLTGPVLNGAKKVAFLITGEEKADVLAQVINKTGEFESFPASHIEPENLTFYVDQAAAKSL; from the coding sequence ATGAGTATTGAAACAAAAACCTTGGCCGACCCTTCCTCCGTCGCAGCCGCCTTTGCCGCCGATTTCGCCGCCTGGGTCGAAACACAAGGACAAGACAAAATCACCGTAGCCCTTTCGGGTGGCAGCACCCCCAAGATGCTGTTTGAGCTATGGGCAAGTGAGTATGCGGACAAAATTGATTGGTCCCGCATTCACTTTTTCTGGGGCGACGAGCGATGTGTCGATCCGGACGACAGCGAGAGTAACTACGGCGTTGCCAAAACACTGTTCTTCGACAAAATCCAAATCGCCGAAGACAACGTGCACCGTGTCCATGGTGAGTCCGATCCCGACGACGAGCGACTGCGTTACGAAAACGAAATTTACAATCATGTTGAGATCGACGAAAACGCAATCCCTCAATTCGACCTGGTGATTCTGGGAATGGGAACGGATGGGCACACCGCCTCGATATTCCCTCATCAAAGTCAATTCTTGAAATCGGTCCAGGTTTGCGAAGTGGCGATTCACCCCGAGACCGCTCAAAAGCGCATCACGCTAACCGGCCCTGTGCTCAACGGAGCCAAGAAGGTCGCGTTCCTGATCACGGGCGAAGAAAAAGCGGACGTGCTGGCCCAGGTGATCAACAAGACCGGTGAGTTCGAAAGTTTCCCTGCGTCGCATATCGAACCAGAAAACTTGACCTTCTACGTCGACCAAGCGGCAGCCAAGAGCCTGTAA
- a CDS encoding DUF1549 and DUF1553 domain-containing protein, giving the protein MRFDIHCRVSAHARRILVCLFLSVSVGLHASESESTISFVNDIAPVLTKAGCNTGVCHAKAGGGQNGFQLSLLGFEPLEDYEHTALEGRGRRLSPASPDQSLLLQKASGQTPHGGGIRLEPDSEGYAVMRRWIAQGAPLGPEQEIQLVSVEVQPAEGLLQCNSEQSLKVIAHYSDDSVRDVTKLALYESNDRAMVEVSEGGLVKALDLPGRAAVMVRYQGQVSVYSASIPLGAEVAELPTPNNFIDERVFANLQELGIPPSPLCDDATFLRRVSLDIAGRLPSVAETEAFLANPDDDRRDQVIDSLLRSPEYADYFANKWTTLLKNRRDDRSDITSNFAFHAWLRDSLLANRPYDQITRELLAATGTVIANPAVAWYKRVKEPNAQLEDVAQLFLGVRMQCAQCHHHPFERWSQDDYYGLAAFFSQVGRKPTAVPGEDLIFHQRGMAGSKNIKTGQTIPPAALGDDVGVISADEDPRLKLADWMAAEQNPFFAKALVNRYWKHFLSRGLIEPEDDIRDTNPPTNPLLLEALERHFVESGYDLKELVRVITSSRAYQLSAAPNDQNLVDRQNYSRFYPKRLQAEVLLDSIDNLAGSRTDFANLPAGTRAVALPDNSYNKSSPFLKVFGRPESSSVCECERVQSASLGQSLHLLNAADIKSKLAFAGGRADRFVKTEIAPEAQVRELYLAAFSRPPRADELATAIAYLAEPRTDAEGKPLDAARVARENLHDLLWALMNTKEFLFNH; this is encoded by the coding sequence ATGCGATTCGACATCCACTGTCGCGTATCAGCTCATGCTCGACGGATCTTAGTTTGCCTGTTTCTAAGTGTGAGTGTTGGACTTCACGCAAGCGAGTCCGAGTCGACCATCAGCTTTGTCAATGACATCGCTCCGGTGTTGACCAAGGCGGGCTGTAACACCGGAGTGTGTCACGCGAAGGCGGGCGGAGGCCAAAATGGTTTTCAGCTTTCATTGCTCGGCTTCGAGCCGCTCGAAGACTATGAGCACACGGCACTCGAGGGACGTGGTCGACGTCTTTCTCCCGCGTCCCCCGATCAAAGTCTGTTGTTGCAGAAGGCCTCGGGACAGACTCCGCATGGCGGAGGCATTCGTCTGGAGCCCGATTCAGAAGGCTACGCGGTGATGCGTCGCTGGATTGCTCAAGGAGCGCCACTGGGACCTGAACAAGAAATTCAACTGGTGTCAGTGGAGGTTCAGCCAGCCGAAGGTTTACTGCAATGCAATTCAGAACAATCGCTGAAAGTGATCGCCCACTATTCGGACGACAGTGTCCGCGATGTCACGAAGTTAGCATTGTATGAATCGAATGACCGCGCGATGGTTGAAGTATCTGAGGGCGGATTGGTCAAGGCACTCGATCTGCCCGGTCGCGCCGCGGTGATGGTCCGCTACCAAGGTCAAGTCTCGGTATACAGCGCATCGATCCCGTTGGGTGCCGAGGTGGCTGAGTTACCCACGCCTAATAACTTCATCGATGAACGGGTCTTTGCAAATTTGCAGGAACTGGGTATTCCACCGTCTCCGTTGTGTGACGATGCGACGTTCTTGCGACGGGTCAGCTTGGACATCGCCGGCCGATTGCCCAGCGTGGCGGAAACGGAAGCGTTTTTGGCCAACCCGGATGACGATCGCAGAGACCAAGTGATCGATTCGCTGTTGCGCAGCCCTGAGTACGCTGATTACTTCGCCAACAAGTGGACGACGCTGCTGAAGAATCGCCGTGATGATCGTAGCGACATCACATCGAATTTTGCCTTTCATGCATGGTTGCGCGACAGTCTGTTGGCGAATCGCCCCTATGATCAAATCACGCGTGAACTCTTAGCGGCAACGGGTACCGTGATCGCAAACCCCGCGGTCGCTTGGTACAAGCGAGTCAAAGAGCCGAATGCTCAACTCGAGGACGTTGCCCAATTGTTCCTCGGCGTTCGCATGCAGTGTGCTCAATGTCACCACCACCCCTTTGAACGCTGGAGCCAAGACGACTATTACGGTTTGGCCGCGTTCTTCAGCCAAGTGGGACGCAAACCGACGGCGGTCCCCGGCGAAGACTTGATCTTTCATCAACGAGGCATGGCGGGTTCCAAGAATATCAAGACGGGCCAGACGATTCCGCCCGCCGCGTTAGGAGATGACGTTGGCGTGATCAGCGCTGATGAAGACCCACGCCTAAAGCTGGCCGATTGGATGGCAGCCGAACAGAATCCGTTCTTTGCGAAAGCCTTGGTGAATCGATACTGGAAACACTTTCTATCGCGGGGCTTGATCGAGCCCGAAGATGACATTCGCGACACCAATCCACCGACCAACCCACTGTTGCTCGAGGCATTGGAACGGCATTTTGTCGAAAGTGGCTACGACTTGAAGGAACTGGTTCGTGTAATCACGAGTTCGCGAGCCTATCAACTGAGTGCCGCTCCAAACGATCAAAACTTGGTCGATCGCCAAAACTACTCGCGGTTCTATCCCAAACGATTGCAAGCGGAGGTGTTGCTCGATTCGATTGACAACTTGGCAGGTTCTCGCACGGACTTTGCCAACCTGCCCGCAGGCACTCGAGCGGTCGCACTGCCGGACAACAGCTACAATAAATCGTCGCCCTTTCTGAAGGTATTTGGACGCCCCGAAAGTTCCAGCGTGTGTGAGTGCGAGCGAGTCCAATCGGCGAGTTTGGGGCAAAGTCTGCACCTGCTCAACGCCGCAGACATCAAATCCAAGCTTGCTTTCGCAGGTGGCCGCGCCGATCGGTTCGTCAAAACAGAGATCGCGCCCGAGGCGCAAGTCCGCGAGCTATATCTCGCCGCCTTTTCACGGCCACCTCGAGCGGACGAGTTGGCGACCGCCATTGCCTATCTGGCTGAACCACGTACGGATGCGGAAGGAAAACCGCTCGACGCAGCTCGAGTCGCTCGCGAGAATTTGCATGATTTATTGTGGGCATTGATGAATACAAAAGAATTTTTGTTCAACCACTGA
- a CDS encoding CocE/NonD family hydrolase, translating to MALLMPTVLIPHPLRRSRVAWCIAVMLAASFITFSASVARAQPQAGEISSASYEVLDELNRAAPMRDGVELKLDIFRPKDDGRFPAILQMTPYNKNGQAARARRFATRGYVVINVDSRGRFESGGDWDPFSPLHKTDGYDLVEWIAKQPWCTGNVGTYGLSYMGWAQWWTATQSPPSLKAMVPEVAPPDHFYNAPYQNGILVCWMMDWGGTNSGRASHSVGPGPYGGFAVNREQAYRQLPYIEFDKSRGHLPTDWWRKWITQNTAAGKYWRDIAYQTPEHYAAANVPTLAISGWFDGNFPGTPMNYLGMKQHGRSPAARRPQMVIGPWEHIINRHQQAAGVDFGPQAIIDWDGYICRWFDFHLKGIENGVMDAPPVHVFVMGKNQWRAAQDWPLPETQFTKYYLHSGGPANSSAGDGSLRLEPPSDQEPDVYRYDPENPTPSAGFTNGHIDGPRDISVSAARNDVLVYNTEVLTQDVEIVGPITAKLYAATSAKDTDWMVRLSDVHPDGRAMFLAEGVMRARHRDPQRGGAFNPEQLSTITPGKASEYTIEFWRPTGNLFARGHQIRIEISSSYYPYYLRNLNTGEDNIGLAETSIVAEQTIFHDSERRSHVVLPIIPAGK from the coding sequence ATGGCTTTATTGATGCCCACCGTTCTGATCCCTCATCCCTTGCGCCGATCCCGTGTGGCTTGGTGTATTGCCGTGATGTTGGCAGCAAGCTTTATCACTTTTTCAGCTTCGGTCGCACGAGCTCAACCGCAAGCGGGTGAAATTTCCTCTGCTAGCTACGAAGTGCTTGACGAATTAAATCGCGCCGCGCCGATGCGCGACGGGGTGGAGTTAAAGTTGGATATTTTTCGTCCGAAAGATGACGGACGTTTTCCCGCCATCTTGCAAATGACGCCCTACAACAAGAACGGCCAAGCGGCGCGGGCCCGGCGTTTTGCAACACGCGGTTATGTGGTGATCAATGTGGATTCCCGCGGTCGATTTGAATCGGGTGGCGATTGGGATCCCTTTTCCCCGTTACATAAAACCGACGGTTACGACTTAGTCGAGTGGATCGCCAAGCAACCTTGGTGTACCGGCAACGTCGGCACCTACGGGCTTTCTTATATGGGGTGGGCCCAATGGTGGACCGCTACCCAATCGCCACCGTCACTAAAAGCGATGGTTCCCGAGGTAGCTCCGCCCGATCATTTTTATAACGCACCTTATCAAAACGGCATCCTGGTTTGCTGGATGATGGACTGGGGTGGGACCAATTCGGGTCGCGCGTCACATTCGGTAGGCCCCGGACCCTATGGTGGTTTCGCGGTCAACCGCGAGCAGGCCTACCGGCAACTTCCCTACATCGAATTTGACAAGTCACGTGGGCATTTGCCGACGGATTGGTGGCGTAAATGGATCACTCAAAACACCGCTGCGGGAAAGTACTGGCGTGACATCGCCTACCAAACGCCGGAACATTACGCAGCGGCGAACGTCCCGACACTGGCGATCAGCGGTTGGTTTGACGGCAATTTCCCCGGCACGCCGATGAATTACCTGGGCATGAAACAGCATGGTCGCTCCCCGGCGGCTCGCCGCCCCCAAATGGTGATTGGGCCTTGGGAGCACATCATCAATCGTCATCAGCAAGCCGCAGGTGTCGATTTTGGTCCCCAAGCCATCATCGACTGGGATGGCTACATTTGCCGCTGGTTCGACTTTCACTTAAAGGGCATCGAAAACGGCGTGATGGACGCACCGCCGGTGCATGTGTTTGTGATGGGCAAGAACCAATGGCGTGCGGCTCAGGATTGGCCGCTACCCGAAACGCAGTTCACCAAGTACTACCTGCACAGCGGCGGCCCAGCCAATTCGTCCGCTGGCGATGGGAGTCTTCGTCTCGAACCCCCGAGCGATCAAGAACCCGATGTCTATCGCTATGATCCAGAAAACCCGACGCCCTCGGCGGGATTCACCAATGGCCACATCGACGGCCCTCGCGATATCAGCGTCTCCGCAGCACGCAACGATGTGCTGGTCTACAACACCGAGGTGCTCACGCAGGACGTTGAGATCGTCGGGCCGATCACGGCGAAGCTGTATGCAGCGACCAGCGCCAAGGACACCGATTGGATGGTGCGTTTGTCCGATGTTCACCCCGATGGACGAGCGATGTTTCTAGCCGAAGGGGTAATGCGGGCGCGGCATCGTGATCCACAGCGAGGCGGCGCCTTCAATCCGGAACAACTCAGCACGATCACTCCCGGAAAAGCGAGTGAATATACGATTGAATTTTGGCGTCCGACTGGAAACCTGTTTGCCCGCGGCCATCAAATTCGGATCGAAATCTCGAGCAGTTACTACCCGTATTATCTACGGAACCTCAATACCGGCGAAGACAACATCGGGCTGGCTGAAACATCGATCGTCGCTGAACAGACGATCTTTCATGACAGCGAACGGCGATCCCACGTGGTGCTGCCGATCATCCCCGCCGGGAAGTAG